A genomic region of Deinococcus sp. KSM4-11 contains the following coding sequences:
- a CDS encoding carbohydrate ABC transporter permease: MTPSTAPLETTQRPRRRRAAHLGNYLFIAPAIVFLLVFMAYPIILNIQMSFKGVTAATLLGGAPWVGLQNYRDVFHYPAFAHTMSNTVIFTAVSLVFQLAIGLGLAAFYSRPFPGSSYMRGLYLLAWSIPIVVSGTVWRWLFDGETGVINYVLRSLHLVSDKIYWTSDAKYSLAAVIIINIWLGIPFNLSLLLAAMQGLPPDVYEAAAIDGASKGQQFRSITLPLLKPALLSTLVLGVIYTIKVFDVVFITTAGGPLDSSQVVSTMAYKLVFQQYQFGQGAALLNLLFVLLLVLAVFYVRTISREEQG; this comes from the coding sequence GTGACGCCGTCCACCGCGCCACTTGAGACCACCCAGCGGCCCCGGCGGCGCCGGGCGGCCCATCTCGGGAACTACCTGTTCATCGCCCCGGCCATCGTGTTCCTGCTGGTCTTCATGGCCTACCCGATCATCCTGAACATCCAGATGAGCTTCAAGGGCGTCACGGCCGCCACGCTGCTGGGCGGCGCGCCCTGGGTGGGCCTCCAGAACTACCGGGACGTGTTCCACTACCCGGCCTTCGCCCACACCATGAGCAATACGGTGATCTTCACGGCGGTGTCACTGGTGTTCCAGCTGGCGATCGGGCTGGGGCTGGCCGCGTTCTACTCGCGGCCCTTCCCCGGCTCGTCATACATGCGCGGCCTGTATCTGCTGGCGTGGAGCATTCCCATAGTGGTGTCCGGCACCGTGTGGCGCTGGCTGTTCGACGGGGAAACCGGGGTCATCAACTACGTCCTGCGGAGCCTGCACCTGGTCAGCGACAAGATCTACTGGACGTCCGACGCGAAGTACTCGCTGGCGGCCGTGATCATCATCAACATCTGGCTGGGCATTCCCTTCAACCTGAGCCTGCTGCTGGCCGCCATGCAGGGCCTGCCGCCCGACGTGTACGAGGCCGCCGCCATCGACGGAGCGAGCAAGGGGCAGCAGTTCCGCTCGATCACGCTGCCGCTGCTGAAGCCGGCGCTGCTCTCCACGCTGGTGCTGGGCGTGATCTACACCATCAAGGTGTTCGACGTGGTGTTCATCACCACGGCCGGCGGGCCGCTCGACAGCTCGCAGGTCGTGTCCACCATGGCGTACAAGCTGGTGTTCCAGCAGTACCAGTTCGGTCAGGGCGCGGCGCTGCTGAACCTGCTGTTCGTCCTGCTACTGGTACTGGCCGTGTTCTACGTCCGCACCATCAGCCGTGAGGAGCAGGGATGA
- a CDS encoding sugar phosphate isomerase/epimerase: protein MKLGVFNPILGNLPFETMLDTLAALKVEAIEVATGGYVGNVHCDPARLLAEPAALDAFRGAIADRGLEISALSCHGNPLHPDDAEARPHHQAWQDTVRLAERLGVQTVVTFSGCPGGGPDDRVPNWVTCAWPTDHARAVEWQWNERVIPYWQREAAFAADHGVRVAIEMHPGFCVYQPQQALRLREATAENVGVNFDPSHLYWQQIDPVRAIRYLGTTIYHFHAKDTALDPVNVPVKGVLDYTDYANIAERSWVFRSVGYGHPEKDWRDMVSALRTVGYDFVMSIEHEDGLASRQEGLRKAVEVLRGALLTDAPDTAWWTA from the coding sequence GTGAAACTTGGCGTCTTCAACCCCATCTTGGGCAACCTGCCCTTCGAGACCATGCTCGACACGCTGGCGGCGCTGAAGGTCGAGGCCATCGAGGTCGCCACGGGCGGCTACGTGGGCAACGTCCACTGCGATCCGGCCCGCCTGCTGGCCGAACCGGCGGCCCTCGACGCCTTCCGGGGCGCCATCGCGGATCGCGGGCTGGAGATTTCCGCCCTGTCCTGCCACGGCAATCCGCTCCATCCTGACGACGCGGAGGCCCGGCCGCACCATCAAGCGTGGCAGGACACCGTGCGGCTGGCCGAACGCCTGGGCGTCCAGACAGTCGTGACCTTCTCGGGCTGCCCCGGCGGCGGCCCGGACGACCGGGTGCCGAACTGGGTCACCTGCGCGTGGCCCACTGATCATGCCCGCGCCGTGGAGTGGCAATGGAACGAGCGGGTCATTCCGTACTGGCAGCGTGAGGCCGCCTTCGCCGCCGATCATGGGGTGCGCGTGGCCATCGAGATGCACCCTGGCTTCTGCGTGTACCAGCCCCAGCAGGCCCTGCGTCTGCGCGAGGCGACCGCCGAGAACGTGGGCGTGAACTTCGATCCCAGCCACCTGTACTGGCAGCAGATCGATCCAGTCCGAGCGATCCGCTATCTGGGCACGACCATCTACCATTTCCATGCCAAGGACACGGCCCTCGACCCGGTGAACGTCCCGGTCAAGGGCGTGCTGGACTACACCGACTACGCGAACATCGCCGAGCGCTCATGGGTGTTCCGCTCGGTCGGGTACGGACACCCCGAGAAGGACTGGCGCGACATGGTCAGCGCGCTGCGAACCGTGGGCTACGATTTTGTGATGTCGATCGAACACGAGGACGGGCTGGCCTCGCGCCAGGAGGGACTGCGCAAGGCGGTCGAGGTGCTGCGGGGTGCCCTGCTGACGGACGCGCCGGATACCGCGTGGTGGACGGCATGA
- a CDS encoding 4Fe-4S binding protein — MLQGVLSRLDESGNPLPRFTAPRCLLERQAVGGCDACHSACPHEAVAFGMLGSSILIDPDRCTGCGLCVQACPTGALEYGLDAPLQSVHDQRSAGEEGASLTCARSGAGGPNVPCLGRVTPALVAASGAWDTPLELIHGECGTCPVGSPDVPARLTEVVAQAQALRVPTGQPARVTVRPATPGDAERAVRLTRRGAFTALLRAGKQGLAQAIPESPLPFLDWSVPEERLPQEWKWRRLALKPVPAEGAAVPWPAPLVDETCIDCPVCSNVCPTEAITRDLRPDGGVNLILNLSACTGCMGCLRSCPPQAMHEQREWLPAAFRAPILLRESDTIM, encoded by the coding sequence ATGCTGCAAGGCGTCCTTTCCCGCCTGGACGAGTCCGGGAACCCCCTCCCCCGCTTCACGGCCCCCCGCTGTCTGCTGGAACGCCAGGCGGTGGGCGGCTGCGACGCCTGCCACAGCGCCTGCCCGCACGAGGCGGTGGCGTTCGGCATGCTCGGGTCATCCATCTTGATCGATCCGGATCGCTGCACCGGCTGCGGCCTGTGCGTGCAGGCCTGTCCGACCGGCGCGCTCGAATACGGCCTGGACGCGCCCCTGCAGAGTGTGCATGACCAGCGCAGCGCGGGCGAGGAGGGAGCCAGCCTGACGTGTGCCCGCAGCGGAGCGGGCGGCCCGAACGTGCCCTGCCTGGGCCGCGTGACCCCGGCACTGGTGGCGGCCAGTGGGGCGTGGGACACGCCGCTAGAACTCATCCACGGCGAATGCGGAACCTGCCCAGTGGGCTCGCCGGACGTGCCCGCACGGCTGACTGAGGTGGTCGCTCAGGCCCAGGCGCTGCGCGTTCCCACGGGGCAGCCCGCGCGGGTCACGGTACGGCCCGCCACCCCTGGAGACGCCGAGCGGGCCGTGCGCCTCACCCGGCGGGGCGCGTTCACGGCCCTGTTGCGGGCCGGGAAGCAGGGGCTGGCCCAGGCCATTCCCGAATCGCCGCTGCCCTTCCTGGACTGGAGCGTGCCGGAAGAGCGCCTGCCACAGGAATGGAAATGGCGTCGTCTGGCCCTGAAACCCGTTCCGGCCGAGGGGGCGGCGGTGCCCTGGCCCGCGCCCCTGGTGGACGAGACGTGCATCGACTGCCCAGTGTGCAGCAACGTCTGTCCAACCGAGGCGATCACCCGCGACCTGAGGCCGGACGGCGGCGTGAACCTGATCCTGAATTTGTCGGCCTGTACGGGCTGTATGGGCTGCCTGCGCTCCTGCCCGCCGCAGGCCATGCACGAGCAGCGCGAGTGGCTACCTGCCGCCTTCCGCGCCCCGATCCTGTTGCGTGAGAGCGACACGATAATGTGA
- a CDS encoding D-alanyl-D-alanine carboxypeptidase → MTRFLFLRPTTTETGWRRAARPRALGVVIGLGVLAAAQVPSPATLTLHRDPANADLAPSAGVRTALCGLPRGTRTGLLVVDLTDGQVLEDLAPDTPLIPASVTKLVTAASVLTDRGGAAGWWSTDLTVPAVQVGRAQVTTLTLRGSGDPTLEATRGAYSLRALAVQAYGRGLRDVDHVRIADQTLGQQTWAGEPIGAPMTSLRLAGWHDRPPATAAQARERLGAALIVELRQAGIRVASDRVESAPTPRPYAPPIRKDAQGHVLPPAVLVPVAQRPEQGVASVRSASPTVVLAATLRASDNLRAEELLATLARRFAAPGRREDALSRERAVLRRLHVDLSGVILNDGSGLDRRNRLTPRALVEVLRALYDVPYPTPGAAGLPPALYRARHNSFAELLPQAGTGESVPLHDGRGGTMALRLRGSGLDVRAKTGTLPGVSALAGYVTARSGHVLAFAVIMNGPETTPILTLRAVQDDLVAALARTH, encoded by the coding sequence GTGACCCGCTTTCTGTTCCTCCGCCCGACGACCACCGAAACAGGCTGGCGACGTGCGGCGCGCCCCCGCGCGCTCGGTGTCGTAATCGGACTGGGGGTGCTCGCCGCAGCACAGGTGCCCAGTCCGGCCACCCTCACGCTGCACCGTGACCCGGCCAACGCCGACCTGGCCCCGAGTGCCGGTGTCCGCACAGCCCTGTGCGGTCTGCCCAGGGGCACGCGCACCGGGCTGCTGGTGGTCGATCTCACGGATGGACAGGTGCTGGAGGATCTCGCGCCGGACACGCCACTCATTCCGGCCAGCGTCACGAAGCTGGTCACGGCCGCGAGCGTCCTGACGGATCGGGGCGGCGCGGCGGGCTGGTGGAGCACGGACCTGACCGTCCCGGCCGTGCAGGTCGGGCGTGCGCAGGTGACCACCCTGACGCTGCGCGGAAGTGGCGATCCCACGCTGGAGGCCACCCGCGGTGCCTACAGCCTGCGGGCGCTGGCGGTTCAGGCGTACGGACGCGGCCTGCGCGACGTGGATCACGTGCGGATCGCCGATCAGACCCTGGGCCAGCAGACCTGGGCGGGCGAGCCCATCGGGGCGCCCATGACTTCCCTGCGGCTGGCGGGCTGGCACGACCGCCCCCCAGCCACGGCAGCCCAGGCCCGCGAGCGGCTGGGCGCGGCGCTGATCGTGGAACTCCGCCAGGCCGGAATCCGTGTCGCCTCCGATCGTGTGGAATCCGCCCCCACGCCCCGGCCGTACGCCCCGCCTATCCGGAAGGACGCTCAAGGCCACGTGCTGCCCCCGGCTGTTCTGGTACCCGTCGCCCAGCGGCCCGAGCAGGGCGTGGCGAGCGTGCGGTCGGCGTCGCCCACGGTCGTGCTGGCTGCCACCCTGAGGGCCAGCGATAACCTGCGCGCCGAGGAGCTGCTGGCCACCCTGGCACGCCGCTTCGCCGCCCCCGGACGGCGGGAGGACGCCCTGTCCCGCGAACGGGCCGTGCTGCGCCGCCTGCACGTCGACCTGAGCGGCGTGATCCTGAACGACGGCAGCGGCCTCGACCGCCGGAATCGCCTGACTCCGCGCGCGCTGGTGGAGGTGCTCCGCGCGCTGTACGACGTGCCATATCCCACGCCCGGCGCAGCGGGTCTGCCCCCGGCCCTGTACCGGGCGCGGCACAATTCCTTCGCGGAACTGCTGCCGCAGGCGGGCACGGGCGAGAGCGTGCCCCTACATGATGGACGTGGCGGCACGATGGCGCTGCGCCTGCGCGGCAGTGGCCTGGACGTCCGGGCCAAGACGGGCACGCTGCCCGGCGTGAGTGCCCTGGCCGGGTACGTCACCGCCCGCAGCGGGCACGTCCTGGCCTTCGCGGTGATCATGAACGGCCCGGAGACGACGCCCATCCTGACCCTACGGGCCGTGCAGGACGATCTCGTGGCCGCGCTGGCCCGGACGCACTGA
- a CDS encoding carbohydrate ABC transporter permease gives MTRSRWWRVGYSKTFFSVIFLMLFLFPLYWMVVTALRPQSEIFAYPPHFLPLVLDWGYFRSVTLDNPQLLRYFGNSLVVGTGTTLLTLALSAPAAFALAHLPLKGKGVLLLLSLSSLMFPVIMLATPMFVIFNKLGLTNNLFGLILANTTITLPFAMTVLRPFFLGISRQLLEAALIDGTSVFGAFLYVILPLTLPGLLTTAIFTFLSSWGDLLLAVTLTTQDNYKPITAGIYSYIGSNIIRWNLVMSLATIAMLPPMLITLILQRYVVAGLTAGAVKE, from the coding sequence ATGACGCGCTCACGGTGGTGGCGGGTGGGCTACTCGAAAACCTTCTTCAGCGTCATCTTCCTGATGCTGTTCCTGTTCCCGCTGTACTGGATGGTCGTCACCGCGCTGCGCCCGCAGAGCGAGATCTTCGCCTATCCGCCGCACTTTCTGCCGCTGGTACTCGACTGGGGGTACTTCCGCAGCGTGACGCTCGACAACCCGCAGCTGCTGCGGTACTTCGGCAATTCCCTGGTGGTGGGCACCGGCACCACCCTGCTGACCCTGGCCCTGAGCGCGCCGGCCGCCTTCGCGCTGGCCCACCTGCCACTGAAGGGCAAGGGGGTGCTGCTGCTCCTGAGCCTGTCGAGCCTGATGTTCCCGGTGATCATGCTGGCCACGCCCATGTTCGTGATCTTCAACAAGCTGGGCCTGACCAACAACCTGTTCGGTCTGATCCTCGCCAACACGACCATCACCCTGCCCTTCGCCATGACCGTGCTGCGCCCCTTCTTCCTGGGCATCTCGCGGCAACTGCTGGAAGCGGCCCTGATCGACGGCACGTCAGTGTTCGGGGCGTTCCTGTACGTGATCCTGCCGCTGACCCTGCCGGGACTGCTGACCACAGCCATCTTCACGTTCCTGAGCAGCTGGGGCGACCTGCTGCTGGCCGTCACCCTCACCACCCAGGACAATTACAAGCCCATCACCGCCGGCATCTACAGCTACATCGGCTCGAACATCATCCGCTGGAACCTCGTGATGTCGCTGGCGACCATCGCCATGCTACCGCCCATGCTGATCACTCTGATCCTGCAACGCTACGTGGTGGCCGGGCTCACGGCGGGCGCCGTGAAGGAATGA
- a CDS encoding Gfo/Idh/MocA family protein: MTAPALEPSVPPERPVRAVMVGCGGMSATWLRAAAAVDGLEVVGLVDLQEAAAVARQTEFELTQARTGTDLDAVLAQTRPDLIFDCTIPEAHHATALTAFAHGVGVLGEKPLADTLERAQEMVRAGQQAGLFHAVIQNRRYDPNIRRVRSFVAGGRMGDLTAVHADFFIGAHFGGFRDAMQHVLLLDMTIHTFDAARLICGQDPVRVHCHEWNPQGSWYAHGANAVATFEMTGGVVITYRGSWCAEGFPTTWESDWRITGTQGTVRWDGGDHPRAALVRTTGGFFSEFEELDLPPVEPTARIGGHEGLIRDAVDVLRHGGTPETVASDNIKSLAMVLAAIESAESGQTVDVKW; encoded by the coding sequence ATGACGGCGCCGGCGCTGGAGCCCAGCGTTCCGCCGGAGCGCCCGGTGCGCGCCGTGATGGTCGGCTGCGGCGGCATGAGCGCCACGTGGCTCCGGGCCGCCGCAGCCGTCGACGGTCTGGAGGTCGTGGGACTGGTCGACCTTCAGGAAGCCGCCGCCGTGGCCCGGCAGACCGAGTTTGAGCTGACGCAGGCGCGGACGGGCACGGATCTGGACGCCGTGCTGGCCCAGACCCGGCCCGATCTGATCTTCGACTGCACCATTCCCGAAGCCCATCACGCCACGGCCCTGACTGCCTTCGCACACGGTGTGGGCGTGCTGGGCGAGAAGCCGCTGGCCGACACGCTGGAACGCGCGCAGGAGATGGTGCGGGCCGGGCAGCAGGCCGGGCTGTTCCATGCCGTCATCCAGAACCGGCGCTACGACCCGAACATCCGCCGGGTGCGCAGCTTCGTGGCCGGCGGCCGCATGGGCGACCTCACGGCTGTTCACGCGGACTTCTTCATCGGCGCGCACTTCGGCGGGTTCCGGGACGCCATGCAGCACGTGCTGCTGCTCGACATGACGATCCACACTTTCGACGCCGCGCGGCTGATCTGCGGCCAGGATCCGGTGCGCGTGCACTGCCACGAGTGGAACCCTCAGGGCTCGTGGTACGCACACGGCGCGAATGCCGTGGCGACCTTCGAGATGACCGGCGGCGTGGTCATCACGTACCGGGGCTCGTGGTGCGCCGAGGGCTTCCCGACCACCTGGGAATCCGACTGGCGGATCACGGGCACGCAGGGCACCGTGCGCTGGGACGGCGGCGATCATCCACGGGCCGCGTTGGTGAGAACCACAGGCGGCTTCTTCTCGGAGTTCGAGGAACTTGACCTCCCTCCCGTCGAACCGACGGCCCGGATCGGTGGTCACGAGGGCTTGATCAGGGACGCCGTAGACGTGCTGCGGCACGGCGGCACGCCCGAGACGGTCGCCAGCGACAACATCAAGAGTCTGGCCATGGTGCTGGCCGCGATTGAGAGTGCCGAGAGCGGCCAGACGGTCGACGTGAAGTGGTGA
- a CDS encoding sulfurtransferase, which translates to MDYAKDVLVNTDWVEQNLNTPGIRLIEVDEDILLYDTGHAPGAVKVDWQQDFWHPVERDFIGPEQVSALLGKLGIKDTDTIVLYGDKSNWWASYAYWFLSYSGVKNLKIMNGGRQKWIAEGRPTTNDALSHPATQYPALHRDDSLRAYRDEVRAHLQSVSGGTGALVDVRSPDEFSGKVTHMPTYPQEGVLRGGHIPGARSIPWAKATNEDGTFKSADELTALYGGEGVTPDKDVIAYCRIAERSSHTWFVLRELLGYPKVRNYDGSWTEWGNAVGMPIEKTYTED; encoded by the coding sequence ATGGACTACGCGAAAGATGTGCTCGTCAACACCGACTGGGTCGAGCAGAACCTCAATACCCCCGGCATCCGCCTGATCGAGGTCGATGAAGACATCCTGCTGTACGACACCGGCCACGCCCCCGGAGCTGTGAAGGTCGACTGGCAGCAGGACTTCTGGCACCCCGTCGAGCGTGACTTCATCGGGCCGGAACAGGTCAGTGCGCTGCTGGGCAAACTGGGCATCAAGGACACCGACACCATCGTCCTGTACGGCGACAAGAGCAACTGGTGGGCCAGCTACGCGTACTGGTTCCTGTCGTACAGCGGCGTGAAGAACCTCAAGATCATGAACGGCGGCCGCCAGAAGTGGATCGCCGAGGGCCGTCCCACCACCAACGACGCCCTCAGCCACCCCGCCACGCAGTACCCAGCCCTTCACCGCGACGACTCGCTGCGCGCCTACCGCGACGAGGTGCGGGCGCACCTGCAATCGGTGAGCGGTGGCACCGGCGCCCTGGTGGATGTCCGCAGCCCCGACGAGTTCAGCGGCAAGGTCACGCACATGCCCACCTACCCGCAGGAAGGTGTGCTGCGCGGCGGCCACATCCCCGGTGCCCGCAGCATTCCCTGGGCGAAGGCCACCAACGAGGACGGCACCTTCAAGTCGGCCGACGAACTGACGGCCCTGTACGGCGGCGAGGGCGTCACGCCCGACAAGGACGTCATCGCGTACTGCCGCATCGCGGAACGCAGCTCACATACGTGGTTCGTGCTGCGCGAACTGCTCGGCTACCCCAAGGTGCGCAACTACGACGGTTCCTGGACCGAATGGGGCAACGCGGTCGGCATGCCCATCGAGAAGACCTACACCGAGGACTGA
- the rdgB gene encoding RdgB/HAM1 family non-canonical purine NTP pyrophosphatase: MTSEPVAGQAVVVATSNPGKIREIEEALSGLNWTLQALGAVPLPPETGATYEDNAALKACAAAIATHLPALADDSGLEVAALGGEPGVYSARYGNVGSDLERNVLLLDRLKKKTDRRATFVSVVILAYPDGHLETYRGELHGTLLEGPRGENGFGYDPLFVPDGETRTLAEMTVAEKRAISHRGLALAALMDAHRHGPPTRQTISVE; this comes from the coding sequence GTGACGAGTGAACCAGTAGCGGGGCAGGCGGTGGTCGTGGCGACCAGCAACCCCGGCAAGATCCGTGAAATCGAGGAAGCCCTGTCTGGCCTGAACTGGACGCTCCAGGCCCTGGGTGCCGTTCCCCTGCCGCCCGAAACGGGCGCCACCTACGAGGACAACGCCGCTCTGAAGGCCTGCGCGGCGGCCATCGCCACCCACCTGCCCGCCCTGGCCGACGACAGCGGCCTGGAAGTCGCGGCCCTGGGCGGCGAACCCGGCGTGTACTCCGCCCGCTACGGCAACGTGGGCAGCGACCTGGAGCGCAACGTGCTGCTCCTCGACCGCCTGAAGAAGAAGACGGATCGCCGGGCGACATTCGTGTCCGTGGTCATCTTGGCCTACCCGGACGGACACCTGGAAACGTACCGGGGCGAGCTGCACGGCACCCTGCTCGAAGGGCCGCGTGGCGAGAACGGCTTCGGATACGACCCGCTCTTCGTGCCGGACGGCGAGACCCGGACGCTGGCCGAGATGACCGTGGCCGAGAAGCGCGCCATCAGCCACCGGGGGCTGGCCCTGGCCGCCCTGATGGACGCACACCGCCACGGGCCGCCCACCCGGCAGACCATTTCCGTCGAGTAG
- a CDS encoding SufE family protein, with the protein MTDAPALPEKLQSIVTLFKSAPKPLRLQALLEYAKKLPALPEKYVEHPEFLQPVPECTSPFFLVTEPEGSGVKLHFKVPEEAPTVRGYAGILHEALDGASPETILNVPDDFYLNMGLTELITPMRLRGMGAILRRLKNDVQEHARGTTTPSA; encoded by the coding sequence ATGACCGACGCGCCGGCTCTGCCCGAAAAACTTCAGTCCATCGTAACCCTGTTCAAGTCGGCGCCGAAGCCGCTGCGGCTCCAGGCCCTGCTGGAGTACGCCAAGAAACTCCCGGCCCTGCCGGAGAAGTACGTGGAGCACCCGGAGTTCCTGCAGCCGGTGCCGGAGTGCACCAGTCCCTTCTTCCTGGTCACGGAGCCCGAGGGCAGCGGCGTGAAGCTGCACTTCAAGGTGCCGGAGGAAGCGCCCACCGTCCGTGGGTACGCCGGTATTCTGCACGAGGCGCTCGACGGCGCCAGTCCCGAGACGATCCTGAACGTCCCGGACGACTTCTACCTGAACATGGGCCTGACCGAACTGATCACGCCGATGCGCCTGAGGGGCATGGGCGCGATCCTCCGGCGCCTGAAGAACGACGTACAGGAACACGCCCGGGGCACCACGACGCCGTCGGCCTGA
- a CDS encoding XdhC family protein: protein MNAAETRALLLALNAALARGQGAAIATVVGVHGSAYRREGTRMLVLDDGAQVCMLSGGCLEAEVVEVALDVIRTGVPTVTHYDLSEDATWGLGIGCGGSVDVRVERVNVDDPATAAWLAALDGGELAALAVPLDGSGQLFLTPDGPPTGDLPAGLRAFAQQAALERLSQREPRAVTLRAPDGTPVFIDVSTPPPQLVLYGAGHDAIPLATQAHALGYDVHVIDPRDAYLTPGRFPGATLHDLSPEDLGAFQPSGRAHLVIMNHHLDRDRVCLAHALRSGAAYVGVLGPRSRAEDLLRDLEAEGETFTPQELGRLRSPIGLRLGAEAPEEVAMSILAELMAWRRGYDGSFLSGHAGRIHDAQTHAEAPTPLTTVRDVATSSVQ from the coding sequence ATGAATGCTGCCGAGACCCGCGCGCTTCTGCTCGCCCTGAACGCCGCCCTGGCCCGAGGCCAGGGCGCGGCCATCGCCACGGTGGTCGGGGTGCACGGCAGCGCGTACCGCCGCGAGGGCACCCGCATGCTGGTGCTGGATGACGGCGCGCAGGTGTGCATGCTGTCCGGCGGCTGCCTGGAGGCCGAGGTGGTTGAGGTGGCCCTGGACGTCATCCGGACGGGGGTGCCGACAGTCACGCACTACGACCTGTCGGAGGATGCCACCTGGGGCCTGGGCATCGGCTGCGGTGGAAGTGTGGACGTGCGCGTGGAACGCGTGAACGTGGACGATCCTGCGACGGCGGCGTGGCTCGCCGCGCTGGATGGGGGAGAGCTGGCCGCGCTGGCCGTGCCGCTGGACGGCAGCGGTCAGCTGTTCCTCACCCCGGACGGCCCGCCGACTGGCGACCTGCCCGCAGGCCTGCGGGCCTTTGCGCAGCAGGCCGCTCTGGAACGGCTTTCACAGCGTGAACCCCGCGCGGTCACGCTGCGCGCCCCGGACGGGACACCCGTGTTCATCGACGTGAGTACGCCCCCGCCGCAGCTCGTGCTCTATGGCGCCGGGCACGACGCCATCCCGCTCGCCACCCAGGCACATGCCCTGGGCTACGACGTGCACGTGATCGACCCGAGGGACGCCTACCTGACGCCGGGCCGCTTTCCGGGCGCGACCTTACACGACCTCTCGCCCGAGGATCTCGGCGCGTTCCAGCCCTCCGGGCGGGCGCACCTCGTGATCATGAACCACCACCTGGATCGCGACCGGGTGTGCCTCGCGCACGCCCTGCGCTCCGGCGCGGCGTATGTGGGCGTGCTCGGGCCACGCAGCCGCGCCGAGGATCTGCTGCGCGACCTGGAAGCCGAGGGCGAGACCTTCACGCCCCAGGAACTCGGCCGCCTGCGCTCGCCGATCGGCCTGCGCCTGGGCGCGGAAGCGCCCGAGGAGGTCGCCATGAGCATCCTGGCGGAACTGATGGCGTGGCGGCGCGGCTACGACGGCTCCTTCCTGAGTGGGCACGCGGGTCGCATCCACGACGCCCAGACGCATGCCGAGGCGCCCACGCCCCTGACGACGGTGCGCGACGTGGCCACGTCCTCCGTTCAGTAG
- a CDS encoding sugar ABC transporter substrate-binding protein translates to MNVSGAMLSASLTLATLCLGSAQAQTTLQILDYFTSNPTYDKAMAAAIQKYEAATPGIKIQRTSVQFGDLKNRIIQATATRTVPDILFIDNPDHQAMASQGSLADITSYLKGSKYIPMYQKGPLSSTIYQGKNYGLPYISNATVLYYNDAMLKAAGVKPPLTWDELRATAKKLTTNDHYGFCMSGVGTEEGTFTFLPFLWSTGSDLQSFGDAGTVKALTYWGNLYQDKSISRAAVNWSQGDVYQQFIAQKCAMMINGPWQLPNFVSDKVTFKWGVSPWPKDKQAVSILGGENLALGNGPHVADAWKFVSWLVQPENLKPLMVAAGSIPNRTDIAKGFTNDPVVETFIKAVAVAKPRAYGPKYPQISEQVWIAFQSVATGAKTPDKAAQDASAAIKPLFK, encoded by the coding sequence ATGAACGTATCCGGAGCCATGCTGTCTGCCAGCCTGACCCTCGCCACCCTCTGTCTCGGGAGCGCTCAGGCCCAGACCACGTTGCAGATCCTGGACTACTTCACCTCCAACCCCACCTACGACAAGGCCATGGCCGCCGCCATCCAGAAGTACGAGGCCGCCACCCCCGGCATCAAGATCCAGCGCACGTCCGTGCAGTTCGGTGACCTGAAGAACCGCATCATCCAGGCCACGGCCACGCGCACCGTGCCGGACATCCTGTTCATCGACAACCCGGATCACCAGGCCATGGCCAGCCAGGGCTCGCTTGCCGACATCACCAGTTACCTGAAAGGCTCGAAGTACATTCCCATGTACCAGAAAGGCCCGCTGAGTTCGACCATCTACCAGGGCAAGAACTACGGCCTGCCGTACATCAGCAACGCCACCGTCCTGTACTACAACGACGCGATGCTGAAGGCAGCCGGCGTGAAGCCGCCCCTGACCTGGGATGAACTGCGCGCCACCGCCAAGAAACTCACGACCAACGACCACTACGGCTTCTGCATGTCCGGCGTGGGCACCGAGGAAGGCACCTTCACCTTCCTGCCGTTCCTGTGGAGCACCGGCAGCGACCTCCAGAGTTTCGGCGACGCCGGAACCGTGAAGGCACTGACGTACTGGGGCAACCTGTACCAGGACAAGAGCATCAGCCGCGCCGCCGTGAACTGGTCGCAGGGCGACGTGTACCAGCAGTTCATCGCGCAGAAGTGCGCCATGATGATCAACGGTCCGTGGCAGCTCCCGAACTTCGTGAGCGACAAGGTGACCTTCAAGTGGGGCGTGTCGCCGTGGCCCAAGGACAAGCAGGCGGTCTCGATCCTGGGCGGCGAGAACCTCGCGCTCGGCAACGGCCCGCACGTGGCCGACGCGTGGAAGTTCGTGTCGTGGCTGGTGCAGCCGGAGAACCTCAAGCCGCTGATGGTCGCCGCCGGGAGCATTCCTAACCGCACGGACATCGCCAAGGGCTTCACGAACGATCCCGTGGTCGAGACCTTCATCAAGGCCGTGGCCGTGGCCAAGCCGCGCGCCTACGGGCCAAAATATCCGCAGATCAGCGAGCAGGTCTGGATCGCCTTCCAGAGCGTGGCCACGGGCGCCAAGACCCCAGACAAGGCGGCCCAGGATGCCTCGGCGGCCATCAAGCCACTGTTCAAGTAA